A genomic region of Rhipicephalus sanguineus isolate Rsan-2018 chromosome 1, BIME_Rsan_1.4, whole genome shotgun sequence contains the following coding sequences:
- the LOC119390834 gene encoding short-chain dehydrogenase/reductase family 9C member 7 has product MTLTLVPNVCVLDLDVTKEDDIEKAYAIISTDDSNMALWAVVSNAGVATVGPLEWHSAAKIRTLFDVNVIGAAAVVLKFLPLLKKSQGRIVIVSSMFGRMTAPLVVPYCMTKHACVSLADGLRRTLRTAGIQVSTIEPTGYRTAISDPKAVAQHVDELIASLPSEVRKDVNQEKVSKLKILARVFSEGLMRDDPSEVVRDMVSALREKHPKAHYRTGGPADRVVRLLDYILPSEVADYMLLTLAQSNGVKEKSKTYVGEYNAK; this is encoded by the exons ATGACACTGACGCTCGTGCCAAACGTATGTGTATTAGACCTGGACGTAACGAAGGAGGACGACATCGAAAAAGCGTACGCCATCATCTCTACAGACGACAGTAATATGG CTCTCTGGGCAGTGGTGTCCAACGCCGGAGTGGCGACTGTTGGCCCACTGGAATGGCACAGTGCGGCCAAGATACGAACCTTGTTCGACGTAAATGTTATCGGAGCCGCTGCCGTGGTCCTAAAGTTCCTTCCACTGCTTAAAAAGTCGCAAGGACGGATTGTCATCGTGTCCAGCATGTTCG GTCGCATGACGGCTCCGTTGGTGGTGCCCTACTGCATGACCAAGCACGCCTGTGTCTCTCTAGCAGATGGACTCCGGCGAACGTTGCGCACCGCAGGTATTCAAGTCAGCACCATCGAACCCACTGGATACAG GACAGCAATATCAGACCCGAAGGCAGTAGCCCAACACGTCGATGAGCTCATCGCAAGCCTCCCATCGGAAGTGCGCAAGGACGTCAATCAAGAAAAAGTGTCAAAGTTGAAAATCCTTGCCAGGGTGTTCTCTGAAGGTCTTATGCGTGACGATCCAAGTGAAGTGGTTAGAGACATGGTCTCCGCCCTCAGGGAAAAGCATCCCAAGGCACATTACAGGACCGGGGGACCTGCGGACAGAGTAGTGCGCCTCCTTGACTACATACTTCCTTCGGAGGTTGCAGACTACATGCTGTTAACCTTGGCTCAATCCAATGGTGTAAAAGAGAAATCTAAAACTTACGTCGGGGAGTACAACGCGAAATAG